gccggacccaaaactgctttgtatgtgtttatggctgagacgaagacaagaaacggaacagcaggggttccagTGTGCGGCACGGTttttgtgttgcgttgcgaaagaatcaccctgtagttaTGTAGAAGAAATAGATCGGGAATATTCGTTATCGTCGTTAAATAGTACCCTTAAATCTCTTGGTGAATCTCCTATCAcatcaaaatctttaaaatcacctctacagattaagaaaaaagtatgtattagaaacaattatttactcCAATTTGTATTTGTAAGCGGATAGACCGAAAAGTAACGCCGACAAGTGCAGTGGAGCATGGGGACCGGATGGCGCGCGATGGTCCGCCGGcaggtcatacgcagcaataaaattttataactccggcaattctgcgtgttccatcatgaaattttcagggtatttagaaaactctttagagattctaaagaaaaaatttcagaccgattcgtgctcccccttggggttattttcaagtttgaaaattataaacattatttacaacaatttgaagattgcgttgacacatgtagtaatttttttattgaactttgaagttttacctatatatgccggttcatgcatgtcgatatctataatactttccgagttatgattttttgaaaaaaaagtgaccctaaattttcagtccttataactcgggaagtttaaacaatatcgaggaacggagcatcgattttttgttcgtacattgggttctacaagcctacaaaatttaacaaaaatccaagaccatgcgggaaaaagtgtgatcactttgcgtggaatggcccataTACATTAAGTCActtccaaatttaatatttttgaccaTGAATGTAATCACATACTTAAGCATGCATACGCATTGAAATAGCATAGGAATTTGTatcgacgaacaataccaccATCTGCCGACTCTTATAAGCAACGATTTTAAAACATGCGGCGTCCAAATGGCACGAATCCAAATGGGAAGACGTCCAAACGGCACCACGTCCAAATGGCAcggcgtccaaaaggaacgcgtccaatcggtccGGCGTTcaaaaggaacgcgtccaatcAGCACGGCGTCCAAAAGACACGCGTCCAATCGGTTCACGTCTGTGGCGGCCGTTGCCGATAAGAAAGATTGAAGATTATTCTCATCGCCACCTTTTTATAACTACATTTATTGTTCATTtgtcattttaaacaaattagaataacttttgtaactaTTCATTCTTCGCCAAATTCTCCGAGCCTAAAGACGTGTCaacctttatatcaatatttccaaatatatatttttacaatttaaaccctaataattcatttttaaatatggaATAAGTCCTCCATATTTTTGGTGACCCCGACGTGATCAAAGAAGGAACTTTAATTTACTCGGGCGAAGAAATGTTTTCCATCGTCGGTCATCCTAGAACAGCAGCATATACGACTGCATCGGCTTGAGCAACACGTTCGCCTCACTCAAATAAGCAGAAGAATTGGTCGCAAACGCCTTACAACACATTACGCATCATTCAAGACGTACCGGGACATACACGGCTGAATCTCACCCCGTGGTTTCTTCACATTGAACAGGATGGAAGTGATGGCACCATTCCCTTCGCACTCATGGTGACGCTACTCCAGAGGTTGTACATTCTCAATTAAGTCAACAACGGACCAAATACAACCAATCTCTGACGTTACACATTGTCCCGCATCTAAAGCACGATACTACTAGAATGCCTTTCTGTCGAGTCCACTAGTAGTAAccagacgaaaccctctctctctcctctttccTTTTGTATTGAATGTCCAATAATCAGGATGAGGATCAACTACAGAGAGCAGTCTTAATTCTTCTAGAGCTCTTTACAGCAACATATGCAACAGCCCTATATCATGCAGCAGCCCTAATTGCAGCAGTAGAGCAACATATCATGCGTCTACGCAGGCACGGACCTACAAGGACCTCATTTGCGACCAGAAATCGTAACCCCTCTCCTAGGGTGACCATTGACGACACGCTCCCCATGGTAAATACTTGATCAAGCCTCAACTTTAGACGTTTCCTGAAGAATTCTTTCTACAATGACTTCTTTACTCGGGGGGGAGTATTGTGGTGGCCGTTGCCGATAAAGAAGATTGAAGATTATTCTCATCGCCACCTTTTTATAACTACATTTATTGTTCATTtgtcattttaaacaaattagaataacttttgtaactaTTCATTCTTCGCCAAATTTTCCAAGCCTAAAGACGTGTCaacctttatatcaatatttccaaatatatatttttacaatttaaaccctaataattcatttttaaatatggaATAAGTTCTCCATATATCCAAGTGGGACACCcccatctgtgggaaggtatcagtatattacattatatataatgtagatatagtaataatgatattgttataatatacacattgatctgtgggactggatcagtatattatattatatccaatgtagatacagtaatactcatattgttattaaatgtacattggtctgggggaatgaatctgtatattgcattatatctaatgtagatatagtatggatgatgttgttattaaatgtacattgatctgtgggaacggatcagtatattacattgtatctaatgaagatgtagtatgaaggatattgttactatatgtacatttccctgtaggaaggaatcagtatattacattatatccaatgtagatatagtatgaatgatattgttatgaaatgtacactgatctgtgggaaggattcagtatgtCACATtagatccaatgtagatatattaataacgatattgttgttaaatgtacattggtatGTGGGAAGGATCACATCTACTATTTCTACAGCCTCCAATTGATTTCAGCGGTTCTGATCACCTTAATTGAATGAAACGGAACAACAATACGCTTGTCTCATAACTAAGGTCGAATAGTTATTTGTAAcatttgacaggtataggttagagagaaaaatatttggaaattgaatgcagttactttcttacaagacatatctggaagtatgtttaAGGTAACGAAATATTACACCTTATTATCTTCAGtacattctttattccaaattaatgttgttgagtacactgagttgcattgaacttgtcgcagtgaagttggctacaaattcactaacacaatCACGCCGCAGCGTCGGTGAACCGATCTCACCATTGGTTCACCGACGCgacgtgaatgtgttagtgaatttgtagccaacttcactgcgacaagttcaacgcaactcagtgtacaatgtatcaatataaaataatatgatttcttttttttattttcagcattcattcagacattgatgaggaaattacaagCAAAAGATTATGGAGTATAAAAGGTGAATAGATCCATTAAAGAAATTCAGCAGTGTGGAATGAAATACTAGGATAAATAACAAAAACGTACTCTGAAAATAGATGCAATTacttgctttcagcgtagcaagttaatttagaaacgaatgggtaagtttcatttaaattgttttcaaattttgcatcattagcgtagcctccaattcaaacgtttattaattataccacttcaaacatttttatttgttgtttagaatccttagaatttccttttttacattatgacaggcgataagagattaggttccgtattcattctaaacagcgactaaaaatgttctaccagttcagtttttttattgtgctataccaacggggtgccaagccgttcgttcgcgacctacgtcaggtcccgttttcgtacccgacgctgtagtccctgggactgcgctctatacgCGCTCGTATTGATTGGtggtttttgttattaactcgaaaacgaagtcttaaccaacaatttggcaaaggaaaaagttatttGGAATCCCCTTAACAATCATCCCTccacggctgtcgaggtagtcgcctgacaccctgtaattcctactaaatatgaaaggtttcatcgcggacgatacattccttgcagagtaacatgaaggtatagattttttgctataacagtagttattaataaattcaataaatttttgcaagtaagatcatcgcggatatacctctgttacgagccggagggggcggctgcaTAGCCGTGGCTTAAATTTCGGTATATGGTATTTGTgaatggcttgaccagtgttgttattaacaccgggagcctaaggaagtagacgtggagacgaacctacgtatggctaacgtagggagctccaAGAGGTTGGCTAtagtggacgaacctacgtatggctaacgtagggaaccacaggaaaggtgaagagtggaggacgaacctacgtatgactaacgtagggagcctcaggagtgtgatatgcggacgaacctacgtatggctaacgtagggagccgcaggaaatgttagtattaggtctcgtaacttgattgatgtacctcgagcggtaaaggtacaccttagtgggtttgtggatagtaaatataattgaacaatagtatgtaagttaaaataatgtgagtttattctctattccgggaccttacaattgttgtgtgtaattgtcgcggtgttcaatgaattaaactctaggttgcaagttttaaatgagttgaataaatagaaattagtttcgattccgcaaggcaagaatctaatccttctcggttttcacgaacgcgtgcaaacgggggcggactacaacgattagaataatgcttaacagcagacaacgtactgtatagttactgtgagtgcttgaaagggacttgaatacccgatctcaAAGAGatttcctcgttgcagagattatccgtaaaagaacgtactgacgtgtatcgAACTGATTCTAcacttcaactagacccgaggtgcccttgtcgccacccttttatactcaaaaattagagtaaaagagtgatggggactgactctacgtgacccgtaggaccgcgcccttgctttgcgttggtctcgaattttctagaagacggttggtgtcgggtgcacacatccgattccatataaggaaattttttgagaagggtttgtaacaccatataaggaaatttccgagacggatacgtaacaCTTCCTACtcaatgtgaaaggtttcatcacaatcggtacattcccagCAGCATAAACGCTAGCAgataaaaatgaagtattacgttttttgcgatataagtcgttaggaatgaaaaaataccaacatttttttgcgagaccaatcgggaaatatactctacaagatgcaaaatttttgatccgattggtccatccgtctcgcggtaatcggtgaaaaatatacatCAAGCATtaagttttttgcaaaaaaatcgttagcaatgaaGAAATGCAAAATGTGTCTTTGACCGGACCAAGTGGGAGAAATACTccacaagatgcaaaatgtttcgttccgcttgccccatccatctcggagtagtcggcgaatatacatttagaaaaaatagtcgttaggaataaaaaatgcaaaatattttttttatgggaccaatggggagtgacactctacaggacgcaaaaagtttcgttccgattggtccatccgtctcggcgtaatcggtgaacatacgtaaaaaaaaacaaaaaaaaaaaaatacacacatcgaattgagtatccacctccttttcgaagtcggataaaaaatggaatatactggtccgttcccacagatcagtgtacatttgataacaatatcattagtaccatacctacattggatataacgtaatatactaattcctttccacagatcaatgtacatttaataaccatatcatcattactatacctacattacatataatgtaatatactgatttattcccacagatcaatgtacatttaataacaacatcattattactgtatctacattggatctaatgtaatgtactgatcccttcccacagaacaatgtacatataataacaatatcgttactactatatctacattagatatgtaataaacatttaataacaatatcattattactatatctacattggatataatgtaacatactgattccttcacacagtccaatgtacatttaataacaatatcatgattattatatctacattggaaataatgtaatatactgatcccttcccacagatcaatgtacatttaataacagtatcattattactattgtttTCAGCACGCGTTCGCGGTAGAGGTTGCCGTTGTTTGACGCGGATTCCACCACCGAAAGATGCGTACTTCCTTACTACTTTTTACGGCAGCAGGGAGAATAATTTACACTGAGATTTTAAGATAAAATCATGAACATATGATGTATTTCAGAAAGTTCTCGTACAAGTGTTGATGTGTGTGAGTTCTAAGAATACTGAAGAAGCGAGGCGATCAGATTGAAGGAACCACAATAACTCTGCTCGAGTCTCGAAGAGTCTTTTTAAGTATTTAGTTCTCCCTCTCCTGAGTCTTACTAACGGTCAGCATAGAGCCGCAGGGAGGTAGTCCCACGAGGGAGGTGTGACGAAAAGTGGCCAATTAGCAAACGTTTGGAGTTTGACTAATGGCCATAGGCTGGATGGTTTAGCAAATCACCTCGTTGGACATTTCCCATGTAGGCTGGCTGAAAACCCATCGGCTGTGATGCACGTGGGAGTCATATAGTTAGATAGGATCTGTTGTACCCCAGGTACGAGCGACTGATGGCTCAGGTATAGGCTGTGTGCCAGATGCGAGCGACTGATGGCTCAGGTGTGGGCTGTGTGCGAAATGCGAGCGACTGAGGGCTCTAATGGTCCGGGTGACTGTTGGTACCTGGGATCGACAACTTGACTGCCCAAACACATGCATCACAGGGGGACCGTTTAAGACACGGATGAGGAAGTTCGAATTAAAGTACAGTGAATGGTAGAACCTCGTAAAAGATTGTAAACTGCTCGTTGCGAGCATTTGTGGACGCATGCCAAATAAACGTTCTGAGTTTACAGGGCTTTGTCCCTTAGACAAGAGTGGGAATTAGCGACAACCTCATTAGGCGCCTGCGTGCTATCCCCACTAGAACGCAGGTAATTTGGGGACCGGCGTGTCGATCGATGAGCGATTACTCTGATCTCTACGGTCGACTAGGCAACACGCGTTTAGAAGCACGTAATTCACTTAGCGAATCACGGAACATAATTCGAGTCAAACTGACTTTCGGGTGCTTAGTAACACGGCTAGTATTCGCGGTTATTTTTCGCGCCTCAAACTGAGGAGTCGGTGGTCCAAACTGTACCACGGCACTGCTAAACGTTGGAATTATAAATTCGGAATTCGGAAACCCGATGTCCGGAGGATCAGAGGCCAGTAGGGACACTCTCCAGATTACGTACATTTGAAGGTCCGAGGAACGAGACCTACTCATCTTCAAAGGAGTACTTCTCCCACTTCGTGTACTAACAAGTGTCGTCCGAGCAAAGCTAGTGGTGATAACGGGTTCTCAGGTCCACGATACCTTGTACTCATTATTCACTCACCCCTGAGCTCGGGCAGCATTGGCTGCAATCTGGAGAACTAACCAGATTCTCATAGATTCGAAAATCAGTGGGGAGAAATACTCACCTCCCACTGTCGGGTgcctcttttctctctcttgtATCAACGAGTTTCGAACGAACAGAGCCAGTGGTGATAACGGGTTCTCAGGCCCACATACCCTCGAACCCATTATTCACTCACTCCTGAGTTCGGGCAGTATTTACTGCAATTTGGAAGCCCGATCCAACGCGAAAAACCAAGCAGTGCATGGTGAAACACGATCGTTACTTGGGTGTGTTGAGAAGTCAGAAGAGCCGGAATCCACACGTTTCAAGGTGTGCCTTCCTTCTCTTCTGGTGCATCGAGACCACCGTCCCACAGCCAGTGTCGAATACGGTCCTGTAGCTCCAGAAAACCTACTGACCCGATTTGGTGCACTCCTGTGAGATACGCTCGGGTTGAGCGTCTTTTAACGATCGAATAACGCAACGACCCTTACGTTTGACAGAATATCTAGAAGAAACACAACCATAAATATTTGGGGGGATTTTGCGAACATTAACCGTTCGCGCATTGTACTATTTAAATTCAATAGAAACGactgatgaaatatttatatattgctCCGTTAATCGCGTGTATTCGACCTAGGAAGGAATTTCGGGACTTTTTATACTCGGCCGACCTTGCTAACAGCATTGTTATTGTCGCGGTATAAACGTGAAAGAAATATCGGCCTAGTTATTATCAAAACATCCCGCGTAAGCTGCACGTTTCGATACGACATCAAAACTCGACCACTTCTTGCTATCCGTCTCTTCCGATACTTACTGACCTTCCTTTCCTCCTCGTGCCTGTTCGGTAGAGAAAGCTCGGACCCCAAATAGTAAGGTTacaatacatttaataacaatatcttcattaggtataatgtaatatattgatccctttccacagatcaatgtgtatataataacaatatcgctgttactatgtctacattagatatgtagtatacatttaatcacaatatcattattactatatctacattagatctaATGTGATATaataattccttcccacagatcaatgtacatttgataacaatatttgTTTGAGAATCGGCTCAGCCATGATGGcgctcacggtcgatcgatttatcgatcgggagTCGCCCATCTAGGTCAACGCGTGAGTAGGGGTCTTCCCGCCGGTTCGCGCGCTTCGACGCCATTATTGATCATCGAGCGATACAGATCACCACGTGCGATTCAAAAAGTGCTCAAGTGCGACTCTTCACTGTTCAACAAGGCCAAATCATCAAATCAGCAGCTCAAGATCCCTCGTAACTGTGCACGTGGCCAGGATCGCTAGGTATTGTTCATTTACAAGATAAATTCTGTGTACACGCGAGCCGCCAACCACGTGTTGATCAAGCACATGTTCACGGGCACCATCAAATAGCGGGCTGAATTTATAGAATTAACGGTGCTTATTGTTCACGACTACCGATCAAAACCAATTGTCAAAGTCGACGGATCACGGTAACAGATCAACTTTCTATCCATCgactcaaataaatcaatttgtaaaAACCCATCCAGCAAGTGCGAAATTATTTCCGGCGCAATCCTTCCGGGATCTCCATCAATCCCGAAcatttggtccttcgagccggattgcTATCTGGCTGGACTCGgttttttgcaaaattgctCATTGATCATTGTGCGTCTCAAGTCTTTGTCTCGTGTTCGTAACGGTTTTCGGTGGTCGGCCATCTTAGCATCTCTCTTCCATTCGAATTTCACTTACACGCTCGCCATAACAGGTGGCGCTCAGAACGACGAATCATCCATCGGTAAAGAGGAACAGCTCTCCACACGTTACCGATCATGGCTCACCCATCAAATCAACGGAGAAATGGAGCGAGATGCAAGACAGCTCGCAAGAATCCCTGGAGGTGCCTGGAAAAACGAGGTCCGCTCGCACCTCTCCCGTGCCCAGTGTTACGGAGCCAGTGAGGCGCTCACCGTCACCACACGAGCACGCAACTCGCTCAACTGCGACAGATCAGCTGCCGATCGAGCTCCAGCTGAAGGTGAGAACGCAGCGATGCCGACTCGGCAATGCTCAAGGCATTCTCGACTCGCTCAAGGACGATTCAGAGCGTTTTTCCAAGGAGGAGTTGGACGACGCCAAAGCCCAGATCGACGAGGCCATAAAAGTGTCCAACAAGGAACATGCACACTTCGAGGTAGTGTGGCCAACGTCGCAGGCAAATCACCCCTACTTCACCGATGACTGCCACTACCAGATGCAGCAGATCGGTACAGTAGCGAAGAAGATCATTGCGAAAAGATCAGTGGAGCTGCCTGGTCAGACGATCGCTCAACCAGGGAAGGTGACCTACACAAAATCGAAGCTGCTTGACATCGAGTTGCCACGATTCACGGGCAACTACACGGAGTGGCCATCCTTCCTTGAATTATTCAACTCCGTGGTGTGCGGCAAGCTAGAGCTCGAGCAGGTTGAGAAATtctattatctcaagggattttttttttttttttttttttgacagaGAGGAAATACATTTACGTACGCAGACCACCTCCTGGTTAGGGAGtaggcccgggcagtgtgggactcacgAGGTGCTTACCAACCGAATTCTGAAAAATGCGAATTCTGGTTTGGATTGTTACAGCACCCCACAATACCCACTAAAACGTCTCTCCGCACCGGCCAGCGACACCTCCCGCGAAGCCATGGGCCCATATTGGAACGCCCTAAAGGCGTTCAGCCATCCGCGAAGGTTGTGCATCCACATCGCCGCACCTCCGTTTTAACGGTAGGCTATTTTCAGAAACCGACGGCGCTTCGTCTCATTTAGCCACATACCGATCTTGAATGAGCCGAAGATCATCCCCGAGAGGTTGTGCATCCACGCCGCCGGACCTCAGAGAGGACTTTTATCCGACTTGTTTGGTCAAGCTTTTTCTTCGGGACGTGGGGACTACGTTGCAGCCTACTTTGTATTATCGCTGAGTGCTGCAGGAACTGTGCTTTATCCTTGCAGAATCCGTTTCTAACGTTGCAGCCTATAAATGAGCGCCAATTTCCTGGAAGTTAGACCTACGCTACCGAGTTTTAGGAGAGCCACCTCTGACTCCGAGCGAATATGTGAACGCGAGGTAGAAGTTCCGAAATTGTTGGCTTAGAGAAGAGAAAACCTAT
This Osmia lignaria lignaria isolate PbOS001 chromosome 9, iyOsmLign1, whole genome shotgun sequence DNA region includes the following protein-coding sequences:
- the LOC117610931 gene encoding uncharacterized protein LOC117610931, which codes for MQDSSQESLEVPGKTRSARTSPVPSVTEPVRRSPSPHEHATRSTATDQLPIELQLKVRTQRCRLGNAQGILDSLKDDSERFSKEELDDAKAQIDEAIKVSNKEHAHFEVVWPTSQANHPYFTDDCHYQMQQIGTVAKKIIAKRSVELPGQTIAQPGKVTYTKSKLLDIELPRFTGNYTEWPSFLELFNSVVCGKLELEQVEKFYYLKGFFFFFFF